The following DNA comes from Deltaproteobacteria bacterium.
GCGCCGCGATGCGCTTCGTGGCCGAGGCGTACTGCGTCGGCAGAATCTCGGTGTGGAGATCGAATTGCCCGTCCGCGAACAACCCGGGCAATAACCGCACGACCTCGGCGGAGGCATTGGGCGAAACATCGCCGAAGTCGTCGAATCCGGTGACCAGGAGCCGCGGCGCTGTCATCGTTTCCCTCCGATCGAGGCAAAGACCTTTACGAGCGTGCGCCCGGAACCCTACAATGCGCCTTCAGCCGAATGCCGGGGCGTGCGTGGCCTTCATCAATTACAAGACGCGGGATCTGAACGCCAAGGTGGTGTACGTCGGGCCGCCGGGGTCCGGCAAGTCCACCAATCTGCGGTGCATCGGCGAGCGGACGGCCAAACAGCACGTCGGCGACCTCGTCAGCCTGAACCGCGACGCCGAGCGAACGGCTTATTTCGATTTCCTTCCGCTGTTTCTCGGGCGCATCCATGGGTTCCGTTCGCGGCTGCACCTCTACACCCTGCCCGGGCACATCCCGTTCGAGTCGTCCAAGCGGATGATCCTGTCCGGCATCGACGCCATGGTCTTCGTGGCCGACTCCGGTCCGGACCGCGTTCAGGACAATCTGGACAGTTGGAAGCAGATCCGAGCCACGCTCGGCGACTACGGCATCGACTGGAAGGCCCTGCCCCGGGCCGTGCAGTTCAACAAGCGGGATATCGACGGCGCGCTGGCCGAGGACGAACTGCGTCGGCTGCTGGACGTCGAGGGGGCCGGGGTTTTCGGGTGCGTCGCCCTCACCGGCCAGGGCGTCTTCGACACGCTCAAGTACGTCAGCCGCGAGATTCTTCGCCGCATGCTGCAATCGGGACGGGCCTGAGCGGACTCCCCGGCGCGGACTCGACGCGGACCCGACCAGGATGTGTACGGGCGGTTCCGACGGCCCGCGGGGGATTCGACCGGCGGTCAGTTTTCGCTTGCGAAAAGCGCCCCCAGTGGTCCGACGCAAAAAGGTCTTCCGTTTGCGTCGATTTTGTGGCATATGGACGGCAATGAAGAGGGACGGCGATCGAAGTTCGAGACGATCGCGGCCCCATAACCCCTTGGAACCCGGACTTTATGGGAGGGTGACATATGACCAAACTTCTCGGCAATCGGTTCTTCCTGGTGGCGCTCGTGCTGAGCATGGTGTTCGGCATGACCGCGTTCATGGCCTGCGCCAGCGGTGACGACGACGACGACGATGACGACGATGCGGCGGACGACGACATCTTCAACGATGACGACGCCACCGACGACGACAGCGCCGATGACGACGCGGCCGACGACGACGCGACTGACGACGACGCGACCGACGACGACACCGGCGACGATGACGGCTCCGGCATCCCGCCCGTCCTTGGCGGCGGCATTTGGGATCCGGATCCGGCGGCGGACGACGGCACCGGCGCGATCGTCAGCACGCTCATCTGGACTGTGTGCGACGAAGACGACGACTTGGCCGGCGGACAGATTTTCGTGTGGCTGACCGGCACCCAGACCCCGGCCCTCGATGGCGACATCTTCTGGGATGACTTCTCCAGCGGCGCGCCCAGCGCTCCGGATTGCGGCGAGCCCATGGACGTGGGTATCGGCGTCGACTTCTCCCTCGCCGTTCCTTACGGCGCCGACCTTTGCGTCGATGTCGAGGCGACGGACGGCGAAGGCAACCTGAGCAACCTGCTCGAAAACATCTGCGTGTTCGTGCCCTGACGCACTGAATCGTGGAATCGCAAACCCCGGAGTCTTCGGACTCCGGGGTTTGTTTTTTGGGTCGGCCGCATTCGCGGCGCGCCTTGACGGTCGTTCGACACGGGTGCTAGCGTTCCCCATGGTTTTTTCTCCGGAGGGAACGTGATGAGGCTCGCAGCTTTCTGGTTGATGGCCCTGCTCGCACTCGGCTCAATCGCTTTGGCGTGCGCGGGCGACGATGACGACGATTCGGCGGACGACGATGACGACGATGACGATTCCGACGACGATGACGACGCCGACGACGACATGGACGACGATCTGGCGGACGATGACGTCGCCGACGACGACGCGGCCGACGATGATACCGGTGATGACGACACCGACGCCTGCCCGCCGCAGGAAGACGACGGGTCGTTCACGCACTACTACGAAAACATGACCGGCCAGACGCTGGTGGCGCTCGGCACCGTCGAGGGCTTCGATCTGCTCGCGGTTCAGACCATTCTCGCCCTGTCCGGCGGCAAGGTCGATTCGGCACAGTGGCAGTCCCCGGCCGACATCGCGGTCGGCGAATACGTTTGGGATGTGCCCGAAGGCGATGACCTGGGCGAGCAGGAGACTGCGGCGATCCTTGTCTACGGACTCAACCTCATCACGCAGGACTACGACAGCGCCTACGCCGCCGTGCGCGGATGCGCGTCGATCGACGCGACCGGCGGGGTCGGGGACCTGTACGAAGGTCAGATCACCAACACCGAACTGCGTCCCGTCAACATCGACACCCTCGAAGTCGACTGGGACAGCGGCGACAAGGCTTACATCGGCAACTGGATGGTGAGTTCGACGATCATCGCGCTGCCGTCCAAGTAGCGGGATCCCGAGCGTTGCGAGGCGCCCCGGCATCGCTGCCGGGGCGTTTTTTCGCGGAGCGCATCGCAACGCCCGCGTCTCCCCCAATTCCGCGAATAACTTTTCAAATCGAGCGACAATCCGGCGAATTTGCTATAGGAGTTCCGCATTTCGTCGAAAAACCCAACGATAGGCCGAATTGGCGGAGGTGGGTGAGATTTGACGATCCGCGCGAAGACCGCGGTGGCCGTGCTGTCCGCACTGTTGTGCTCGGCGCTGGTCGCATTTTTCATTTCGGGGATGGTCGTCTCCCGCGCGGCCGAGGAGGTCGCCCGACGCGACGCCGAGGACGCGGGTCGCCTGTTGATCCGCATCCTGAATCACGACCAGGCGGAACTGACCCGGATCGGCGAGGACTGGGCTCAATGGGATGACATGTTTGAGTATATCGCCACTCGAAATCCCGAATACATCGACAAGAATCTCGACGACGAAACACTGGCGCGAAACCGGTTCGACCTGTTCGCCCTCGTCGATCCCGACCGCCATCTCGTTTTTTCCCTCGGCTTTTCGCGTCGCGATCGCAAGCGGATCGACCTTCCGGTGGACCTCTCCCGGCTCGCAATGACGATTCCCGCTTCCATTTTCGAGTCCGTCGAAGGGGGATTCACGGGTTTTTGGACCGCCGGTGACAACCGGTATCTGATCGGTGTCGAGCCCGTCACACCCAGCCTGTACGACAAAGCGCCCAATGGCGCGCTCATCATCGGTAGGGAGGTCGACGACCAACTTCTACACGAATGGGAGCATCTGACCGGCCTCTCGATGCGGGCGGCGAACGCGTCCGAATTCTCGTCGCCCCAATTGCCCGAGTTCGATCGACCGCGGGTCGAGGCTGTGGAATCGGCGGAAGGCATTGTCGGAATGACCGTCATCCCGGGGGTCCTGAATACCGGACCTGTCGGATTCGCCGTCGGGTCCGGAAAAGCTTCGTCCTCCCGGTCCCGCCTCGACGTGTTGATGGTCCTCGGTCTTCTCGTGGGATCGGGGCTGCTCATCTCGCTCGTGGCCACGACCTCGATCGGGCGAATCCTCGTCCACCGGTTGGAAAACCTGCATCGATTCATCGCCGAAGTCCGAAGGACCGGCAGCTTCGATCGGCGGATCGCCCTGTCCGGCGAGGACGAGATCTCCGAGCTGGCCGCGGCGTTCAACGCGTTTCTCGACCGTATCGGCGCCGACCTGCTGCGCGTTCAGTCCGGGGCGGACGCGCTGCGCGACAGCCTGAGGATGATCGACGACATCATCCAAAACATGCCGGTCGGCATCATCCAGTTTCGACATCCTCGCGAAACCGGGCTTCTGGCGCTCATCGACGCGAACCCCGTGGCCGAGAAATTGATCGGACTGCGTGCGAACGAGCGGGCCGGCGACGAGTTCGACGGCCTGTTCCCCGCGGCGGCGTCCGTCGGGGTGAAGGACATGTTCCTCGATGTGATGCGCGGAGGCGCACCCATCGACGTCGACGAATTTTCGTTTCCCGACTGCCCCGACGACCGCGTCTTTCACATCTACGCCTTCGCGCTGCCGCAGGACCGCCTGTGCGTGGCGATCGAGGACATCACGCACCGCCGCGACACCGAGCACGAGCGCGCAAAGCTGGAAGAGCAGCTGCGTCAGTCTCAGAAGATGGAAGCGGTCGGGCGGCTGGCCGGCGGTATCGCGCACGACTTCAACAACATCCTGACGACGATCCGCGGATATTCGGAACTCCTGCTGGAATCGACGGAAGAGAAGAACCCGGCCCGCGAAGACCTGATGGAAATCCGAACGGCGGCGGATCGGGCCGCCCAGCTCATCGCCCAGCTTCTGGCGTTTTCGCGGCGGCAGATCTATTCGCCGCGCGACGTCGAGATCAACGATCTGTTGCTGCGTTCGTCGAAGATGCTCAGACGACTCATCGGAGAGGATATCGAGCTGTTCACGCAGGTCGCGGGAACCGATCTTCACCTGCGCGCCGATCCCACACAGATCGAGCAGATTCTGGTGAACCTCGCGGTCAACGCCCGCGACGCCATTTCGACCACCGGAAAAATCCGGATTCGGGTCGAAGCCCGGCGCGTGGACGAAGAATTCGCGGGAAAACATGCCGACGCGAAGGACGGCGACTACGTCATGATTTCCGTTTCGGACAACGGAACGGGCATGACCGCCGACGTGCAGGCGCAGATCTTCGAGCCCTTTTTCACCACCAAGGAGCGAGGCAAGGGCACCGGCCTCGGCCTGTCCACCGTGTACGGCATCGTGCGGCAGAACGGCGGATTCCTGGTTGTCACCTCGGCAGCCGGCGAAGGCTCGACGTTCGACGTCTTTCTCCCCCGGATCGTGGACCCACAATAGAAAACGGAGCGGGACGAAGCCGACGATTGAGCATGGCGGCAACGTTCTGCTAACCTGAACCTCATACCTCGTCGGCGACGACAGCCGGCGCGCGTCGGGGCCATCTTGGAAAAAGTCGAATCGACCAAATCGGCGGGAAAGCGCGAACGCCTGCGCGTGCTCGTCGCCGACGATGATGAGCTCGTCATCAGCGAGGCCCTCGGGGCGCTCACGGCGCCGGTTCCGCCCGGCGAGGCGCGCGGTGCGCGGGGAGAGACGCGGTCGGAGCCGGGCGTCGATTTCGACGTCGCCATCTGCCGTCGCGGCGAGGAAGCGATCCGCACGATCCGCGACGCCGCCGGGGGCAACGATCCCTTCGCGGTGGCCTTTCTCGATTATCACATGCCTCCGGGCATCAGCGGACTGACCGCGGCGGAGGAGATCCGCGTTCACGATGCCGACGTGGAATTCGTCATCGTCGGCGCGCCCGAGGATCTTTCCACAAAGGACCTGGGGCGCACCGCGGGACCTCTGCATCGAATTCTCTTCGTCCCCGCGCCGACCCGCGCGCTGGAATGGCGGCAAACGGCGCTCGTGCTCGGCCACAAGTGGCGGGCGCAGCGCGCGCATCAGACGCAGGCGCGCAAGTGGAACACGATGCTGCGCGAGCGGGAAACCGAGCTGCGGGCCTATCGCTCGGGCCTGACCGCCGAGATCGCGAAGCACGCGCGCACCAATCTCGAACTGCGCGACACGCAGGAGCACTACAATCGCCTGACGCAGGTCACGCGCGAGGGCGTGATCGTCTATCACCAGGGCAAGATCGTGGACGCCAACGCCGTGGCCGAATCCCTGTACGGTTTTCGAAGCGGCGAGATGATCGGACGCGAATTTTTCGACCTGTGGCCGCTCGACGCCCACTCGCCGATTCAACAACGGATGGAGTCGGAAAACACCGCCGCGCATCCCGAGATCGGCGTGCGCAAGGACGGCTCGCGCTTCAACGCCGAGCTCGTCATCACCGCGT
Coding sequences within:
- a CDS encoding HAMP domain-containing protein, whose translation is MTIRAKTAVAVLSALLCSALVAFFISGMVVSRAAEEVARRDAEDAGRLLIRILNHDQAELTRIGEDWAQWDDMFEYIATRNPEYIDKNLDDETLARNRFDLFALVDPDRHLVFSLGFSRRDRKRIDLPVDLSRLAMTIPASIFESVEGGFTGFWTAGDNRYLIGVEPVTPSLYDKAPNGALIIGREVDDQLLHEWEHLTGLSMRAANASEFSSPQLPEFDRPRVEAVESAEGIVGMTVIPGVLNTGPVGFAVGSGKASSSRSRLDVLMVLGLLVGSGLLISLVATTSIGRILVHRLENLHRFIAEVRRTGSFDRRIALSGEDEISELAAAFNAFLDRIGADLLRVQSGADALRDSLRMIDDIIQNMPVGIIQFRHPRETGLLALIDANPVAEKLIGLRANERAGDEFDGLFPAAASVGVKDMFLDVMRGGAPIDVDEFSFPDCPDDRVFHIYAFALPQDRLCVAIEDITHRRDTEHERAKLEEQLRQSQKMEAVGRLAGGIAHDFNNILTTIRGYSELLLESTEEKNPAREDLMEIRTAADRAAQLIAQLLAFSRRQIYSPRDVEINDLLLRSSKMLRRLIGEDIELFTQVAGTDLHLRADPTQIEQILVNLAVNARDAISTTGKIRIRVEARRVDEEFAGKHADAKDGDYVMISVSDNGTGMTADVQAQIFEPFFTTKERGKGTGLGLSTVYGIVRQNGGFLVVTSAAGEGSTFDVFLPRIVDPQ
- a CDS encoding GTPase domain-containing protein, which gives rise to MRLQPNAGACVAFINYKTRDLNAKVVYVGPPGSGKSTNLRCIGERTAKQHVGDLVSLNRDAERTAYFDFLPLFLGRIHGFRSRLHLYTLPGHIPFESSKRMILSGIDAMVFVADSGPDRVQDNLDSWKQIRATLGDYGIDWKALPRAVQFNKRDIDGALAEDELRRLLDVEGAGVFGCVALTGQGVFDTLKYVSREILRRMLQSGRA